One window from the genome of Pararhizobium gei encodes:
- a CDS encoding ABC transporter substrate-binding protein: MNFKKMLLASAALACAAMPIQAMADTAAKKIALSNNYAGNSWRQAMLTSWEKVTGEAVKAGVVAAADPFTTAENQATEQAAQIQNMILQGYDAIVINAASPTALNGAVKEACDAGITVVSFDGIVTEPCAWRIAVDFKEMGRSQVEYLSKKIPAGGNLLEIRGLAGVFVDDEISAGIHAGVAQFPQFKIVGSVHGDWAQDVAQKAVAGILPSLPEIAAVVTQGGDGYGAAEAFAAAKRPIPTIVMGNRQDELKWWKEQKDANGYETMSVSIAPGVSTLAFWVAQQILDGKDVKKDLVVPFLSISQDTLETNLASTQEGGVANVEYSQADAEKVIADAK; the protein is encoded by the coding sequence ATGAATTTCAAGAAGATGCTTCTGGCATCGGCAGCACTTGCGTGCGCCGCCATGCCTATTCAGGCGATGGCCGACACGGCCGCCAAGAAGATTGCGCTGTCCAACAACTATGCCGGCAATTCCTGGCGGCAGGCGATGCTGACAAGTTGGGAAAAGGTGACCGGCGAAGCCGTAAAGGCCGGGGTCGTTGCGGCGGCAGATCCCTTTACAACCGCCGAAAACCAGGCGACCGAGCAGGCAGCACAGATCCAGAACATGATCCTGCAGGGCTATGATGCCATCGTGATCAATGCAGCGTCTCCGACTGCGCTGAATGGCGCGGTCAAGGAGGCCTGCGATGCCGGCATCACAGTCGTGTCCTTCGACGGCATCGTAACCGAACCTTGCGCATGGCGCATCGCCGTCGATTTCAAGGAGATGGGCCGCAGCCAGGTCGAATACCTGTCCAAGAAAATCCCGGCCGGTGGCAACCTGCTGGAAATCCGTGGTCTTGCCGGCGTTTTCGTGGATGACGAGATTTCCGCCGGTATCCATGCCGGCGTGGCGCAATTCCCGCAGTTCAAGATCGTCGGCTCCGTGCACGGCGACTGGGCGCAGGACGTGGCCCAGAAGGCCGTCGCCGGCATCCTCCCCAGCCTGCCCGAGATTGCGGCCGTCGTTACCCAGGGTGGCGATGGCTATGGCGCGGCAGAAGCCTTCGCAGCCGCCAAACGCCCGATCCCGACCATCGTCATGGGCAATCGGCAGGACGAGCTGAAATGGTGGAAGGAACAGAAGGATGCCAATGGTTATGAAACCATGTCTGTTTCGATCGCACCGGGCGTATCGACCCTTGCCTTCTGGGTTGCCCAACAGATTCTCGACGGCAAGGACGTGAAGAAGGACCTTGTCGTCCCGTTCCTCAGCATCAGCCAGGATACGCTGGAAACCAATCTGGCCAGCACCCAGGAAGGCGGCGTTGCCAATGTCGAATATTCACAGGCCGATGCCGAAAAGGTCATAGCGGACGCGAAATAA